Proteins from a single region of Gemmatimonadales bacterium:
- a CDS encoding type II toxin-antitoxin system prevent-host-death family antitoxin → MTVKTSYSHARENLASLWDEVESSREPAVIQRRGHEDMALIPADELASLRETAYLLRSPQNAARLLAALTRGRRGRTKASDLATLRQDLGLSEAS, encoded by the coding sequence ATGACCGTCAAGACCAGCTACAGCCACGCCCGTGAAAACCTCGCCTCCCTCTGGGACGAAGTCGAGAGCTCGCGCGAGCCCGCCGTCATTCAACGCCGTGGCCACGAGGACATGGCACTCATTCCGGCCGACGAATTGGCCAGCCTGCGGGAGACTGCCTATCTCTTGCGATCGCCTCAGAACGCGGCCCGATTGCTCGCCGCCTTGACCCGCGGCCGACGCGGCCGGACCAAGGCGAGCGACCTCGCGACTCTTCGACAGGACCTCGGACTGAGCGAGGCATCCTGA
- a CDS encoding Txe/YoeB family addiction module toxin, with translation MDTNRKTALRVFDLLEAVLRDPFTGPGKPEPLKHLGGNVWSRRINEADRLVYEVFDDRVEFLQARYHY, from the coding sequence GTGGACACCAACCGCAAAACGGCCCTGCGCGTGTTCGATCTGCTGGAGGCGGTCTTGCGGGATCCCTTCACTGGTCCCGGGAAACCGGAACCGCTCAAACATCTTGGCGGCAATGTCTGGTCACGCCGGATCAATGAAGCGGACCGCCTCGTCTATGAAGTGTTCGACGATCGCGTGGAGTTTCTGCAGGCCCGCTATCACTACTGA